Proteins encoded by one window of Lutibacter sp. A64:
- a CDS encoding cupin domain-containing protein, with product MSTKYIYLILTAILLLNTACTMEIPIEHLNMNLKPNTLEYSKAVLENEIPGITVDHIAITGDVIRDESIEKGYKFIYLFMKGQGTVVVDTLNYSIVPETILLPNMLEMISISANKNDTLHFLKIATNLTEQDLLDLKEFPKENTQKPYFAKFNDCEPYTEPIKSPNTISRTVLPNKYIPRIALGTVEAPGPDKVGAHEHGMLEQLFLGLTDNEITVFADDAQIKLPAYSILHIPLGSSHSVEVEKEKKMYYMWMDFFRDKEGEEWLKTHNKITE from the coding sequence ATGTCAACAAAATATATATATTTAATTTTAACAGCAATCTTACTTTTAAATACAGCTTGTACAATGGAAATTCCAATTGAACACCTCAATATGAATTTAAAGCCAAATACATTAGAATATAGTAAAGCTGTATTGGAAAATGAAATTCCAGGAATTACTGTAGATCATATTGCAATAACAGGAGACGTTATTAGAGATGAATCTATAGAAAAAGGTTATAAATTTATATACCTTTTTATGAAAGGTCAGGGAACCGTTGTTGTAGATACTTTAAATTATAGTATTGTTCCAGAAACTATTTTATTGCCTAATATGTTAGAGATGATCTCAATTAGTGCAAATAAAAATGATACCCTTCACTTTCTTAAAATAGCAACTAATTTAACCGAGCAAGATCTTCTTGATTTAAAAGAGTTTCCGAAAGAAAATACACAAAAACCTTATTTTGCAAAATTTAATGATTGTGAACCTTATACAGAACCTATAAAGAGTCCTAATACAATAAGCAGAACAGTATTGCCTAATAAATATATACCACGCATTGCATTGGGTACAGTTGAAGCTCCTGGTCCAGATAAAGTAGGAGCGCATGAACATGGCATGTTAGAGCAATTGTTTTTAGGGTTAACAGATAATGAAATTACAGTTTTTGCAGATGATGCTCAAATTAAACTTCCAGCATATTCAATTTTACACATTCCTTTGGGTTCAAGTCATTCTGTTGAGGTAGAAAAAGAAAAAAAAATGTATTATATGTGGATGGATTTTTTTAGAGATAAAGAAGGGGAAGAGTGGTTGAAAACACACAATAAAATTACAGAATAA
- a CDS encoding RagB/SusD family nutrient uptake outer membrane protein, which translates to MKTYKYLFLLIGLSIIGCSDLEEHPVGLLSPDGFYSTVQDIQTGVDGSLTHAMNEQIWGRKLSMSLLVRSDMVKLQSSQTYRLEMDMHSITGDNEMVYDPWRRIWLGIAAANNTIAGAEDVAVDEEVKNPVTAQAYFARAFYYFHLVRLFGDIPYIDTPIDDLEAASTVGLTPEAEVYENIISDLQFAKTWLPNTQITRSRPSKAAASSYLALVYLTMAGTSDNTYFQKAFDEAKEVIDNKGVYNLDLDPDFQTLFNANKIDASLEPIFVLDYNAYEADDNGYDQTAPMTGIRGDDDDQGWSVLVPTMAVYESFDPDDYRTNVSFQTEATIGGVTVDYTQFTISGHEHAANRPYIAKYTRYPGPYARSNKRATSHNNSMLRYAEVLLIAAEAGVEIGNPLALDYINQVRARARKGGASTSGGYTEVVIPPSAVPADLTSVTVEDVLEERRIELAFEGKRWYDIKRRKLGDQVFSASGYEGAKPDWNSSVDYDTPIPQDEIDSNPNIGN; encoded by the coding sequence ATGAAAACATATAAATATTTATTTTTATTGATAGGATTATCAATAATAGGTTGTTCAGATTTAGAAGAACATCCAGTTGGATTATTATCTCCCGATGGATTTTACTCAACGGTACAAGATATACAAACTGGGGTAGATGGCTCTTTAACACATGCCATGAACGAACAAATTTGGGGAAGAAAATTGTCTATGTCGCTATTAGTGCGTTCTGATATGGTGAAGCTTCAATCTTCTCAAACATATAGATTAGAGATGGATATGCATTCTATAACAGGTGATAATGAAATGGTTTATGATCCTTGGAGAAGAATTTGGTTAGGAATAGCTGCAGCTAATAATACAATTGCAGGCGCTGAAGATGTTGCTGTAGATGAGGAAGTTAAAAATCCTGTTACTGCACAAGCTTATTTTGCAAGAGCATTTTACTATTTTCATTTAGTAAGATTGTTTGGAGATATACCTTATATTGATACTCCAATTGACGATTTAGAAGCTGCATCTACAGTAGGTTTAACACCAGAAGCAGAGGTATATGAAAATATTATTTCAGATTTACAATTTGCAAAAACTTGGTTGCCTAATACACAAATAACAAGATCTAGACCTTCTAAAGCTGCGGCTAGTTCATATTTAGCTTTAGTGTATTTAACTATGGCTGGGACAAGTGATAATACGTATTTTCAAAAAGCTTTTGATGAAGCTAAAGAAGTAATTGATAATAAAGGAGTATATAATCTAGATCTAGATCCAGATTTTCAAACATTATTTAATGCCAATAAAATTGACGCTTCTTTAGAACCAATTTTTGTATTAGATTACAATGCTTACGAAGCAGATGATAATGGGTACGATCAAACAGCACCAATGACAGGTATTAGAGGAGATGATGACGATCAAGGTTGGTCTGTTTTAGTTCCAACCATGGCTGTTTATGAATCTTTTGATCCAGATGATTATAGAACAAATGTTAGTTTTCAAACAGAAGCTACAATTGGTGGAGTTACTGTAGATTACACCCAGTTTACTATAAGCGGGCATGAGCACGCTGCAAATAGGCCTTATATTGCTAAATATACACGTTATCCAGGGCCTTATGCTCGTTCAAATAAAAGAGCAACCAGCCATAATAACTCTATGTTACGTTATGCTGAAGTATTGTTAATCGCTGCTGAAGCTGGAGTTGAAATAGGGAACCCTTTAGCTTTAGACTATATTAATCAAGTAAGAGCAAGAGCTAGAAAAGGTGGAGCATCTACTTCTGGAGGTTATACTGAAGTGGTTATACCTCCAAGTGCGGTACCTGCAGATCTAACTTCTGTTACAGTTGAAGATGTATTAGAAGAGCGTAGAATAGAATTAGCTTTTGAAGGTAAAAGATGGTATGATATTAAAAGAAGAAAGTTAGGAGATCAGGTATTTAGTGCTTCTGGTTATGAAGGAGCAAAACCAGACTGGAATTCTTCAGTAGATTATGATACACCAATACCACAAGATGAGATAGATAGTAACCCTAATATTGGAAACTAA
- a CDS encoding SusC/RagA family TonB-linked outer membrane protein codes for MAQESFTIKGTVLSAKDNMPIPGVSLLIQNTTRGASTDFDGIFSLDVTEGEVLVASYIGYKTQLITLTNKKEITITLIEDTAVLDEVVVVGYGARRKSDVTGSVSSVKTDELTAFPVLEAEQALQGRAAGVVVQSNNGGEPGAPIKMNIRGNTSINASSDPLIVVDGFVGATMPQAGDIQSLQVLKDASATAIYGSRGSNGVVLVTTKKGRSGKLNVELNSTYAIQTTSNSLDLLNASDFTKYQNEIRANQDNSTPYVQGDYDTDWQDLIYRTGNTSNNQLSFSGGSDKVNYYASGTYFTQDGVLVNSAYERVSFLTNLDAQVSDKLKIGLGLTGGLSKKDGVTTQSDGSVTVGGDDVVSLAMRFAPDKGIYNDDGSFSTNDKIGDQVDNPWAVATQRDDDTEIENFRANFYADYEIIEGLTFKTTFGLSNSNTFRGMYMPRTLTVTAGQGLDGRAIIRENKSKSVLSENYLTYKKEIGKGDLTLLAGYSYQKTTNKGSYSEGTGTISDSFSYYGLWTATNLINGGSGAIYVNETEIQSQFGRINYDYDDKYLLTATVRRDGASNFAENEKYAIFPSAALGWKVSSEDFLKDHETISNLKLRLSYGVTGNPSIDPYQSLASIASLYASSNGETVAAVTPNQPSNPNLKWESSYQTNIGVDLGLYNNKVLLSLDYYNIDTKDIIMINKGMPDYLGFYNDEILTNAGEINNKGIEVSLNTRNIIKDDFSWTTDLVFSKNKNTVTSLINGVDWFGDGAPSYFSVDDNYILREGEEVGLFYGWDYAGVYQGGNFPAGTATITGGVAGDPLFLDLDDSGDITNDDRKIIGNPNPDFTWGITNSFKYKDFDFNIFFQGSQGGDIFNMTNVQLNNGDANTTYDYYNNAWSSSNTDASQPRVGNNSWREISSRFVEDGSYIRLKNIAVGYTFPSENIQKLGIENLRLSLSAQNLLTITDYSGLDPEVNYYGASGDNDTSSNTVRGFDFGNYPTVKSVSFSLSVKF; via the coding sequence ATGGCTCAGGAAAGCTTTACAATAAAAGGAACGGTTTTGTCTGCAAAAGATAATATGCCAATTCCTGGTGTAAGCCTTTTAATTCAAAATACTACTCGAGGAGCCTCTACAGATTTTGATGGTATTTTCAGTTTAGATGTAACAGAAGGAGAAGTTCTTGTGGCATCTTATATTGGGTATAAAACCCAACTTATTACGTTAACAAACAAAAAAGAAATTACAATTACTTTAATAGAAGATACAGCGGTTTTAGACGAAGTTGTTGTAGTGGGTTATGGTGCTAGAAGAAAAAGTGATGTAACAGGTTCTGTATCTTCTGTAAAAACAGATGAATTAACGGCTTTTCCTGTGTTAGAAGCAGAGCAAGCACTTCAAGGTAGAGCAGCAGGTGTTGTTGTACAGTCTAATAATGGTGGTGAGCCAGGTGCTCCTATTAAAATGAATATTAGAGGAAATACATCTATTAATGCTAGTAGTGATCCACTTATTGTTGTAGATGGTTTTGTTGGAGCAACAATGCCTCAGGCAGGTGATATTCAATCTTTACAAGTTTTAAAAGATGCTTCTGCAACTGCTATTTATGGTTCTAGAGGATCAAATGGTGTTGTTTTGGTAACTACTAAAAAAGGTAGAAGCGGTAAATTAAATGTTGAACTTAACTCAACATACGCTATTCAAACAACTTCAAATAGTTTAGATTTATTAAATGCAAGTGATTTTACAAAATATCAAAATGAAATAAGAGCAAATCAAGATAATTCAACTCCTTATGTTCAAGGAGATTATGATACAGATTGGCAAGATTTAATTTATAGAACAGGTAATACCTCAAATAATCAACTTTCTTTTTCAGGAGGTTCAGATAAAGTAAATTACTATGCTTCAGGTACTTATTTTACACAAGATGGGGTGCTGGTTAATTCTGCTTACGAAAGAGTATCGTTTTTAACAAATTTAGATGCACAAGTTTCTGATAAATTAAAAATAGGTCTTGGTTTAACAGGTGGTTTAAGTAAAAAAGATGGTGTTACAACTCAATCTGATGGTTCTGTTACCGTGGGAGGTGATGATGTAGTTTCTTTAGCTATGAGATTTGCTCCAGATAAAGGAATTTATAATGATGATGGTTCTTTTTCAACAAATGATAAGATTGGAGATCAAGTTGATAACCCTTGGGCAGTTGCAACCCAAAGAGATGATGATACGGAAATAGAAAATTTTAGAGCTAATTTTTATGCAGATTATGAAATTATTGAAGGTCTTACATTTAAAACAACGTTTGGTTTAAGTAATAGCAATACTTTTAGAGGTATGTATATGCCAAGAACATTAACTGTTACTGCAGGACAAGGTTTAGATGGACGAGCTATAATTAGAGAAAATAAATCTAAAAGTGTTTTAAGTGAAAATTACTTAACCTACAAAAAAGAGATAGGGAAAGGAGATTTAACATTATTAGCAGGTTATTCTTATCAAAAAACAACGAATAAAGGTTCTTATAGTGAGGGTACTGGAACAATTTCAGATTCTTTTTCTTACTATGGTTTATGGACAGCAACTAATTTAATTAATGGGGGTTCAGGAGCTATTTATGTAAATGAAACAGAAATTCAATCTCAATTTGGAAGAATTAATTACGATTATGATGATAAATATTTATTAACAGCTACAGTGAGACGTGATGGGGCTTCTAACTTTGCAGAAAATGAAAAGTATGCCATTTTTCCATCAGCAGCATTAGGTTGGAAAGTTTCTAGTGAAGACTTTTTAAAAGACCATGAAACAATTTCTAATTTAAAGTTAAGATTAAGTTATGGTGTTACTGGTAACCCATCAATTGATCCTTACCAATCTTTAGCAAGTATTGCAAGTTTATACGCTTCTAGCAATGGTGAAACTGTTGCAGCTGTTACACCAAACCAACCTTCAAACCCAAATTTAAAATGGGAATCATCTTACCAAACAAATATTGGTGTAGATTTAGGTTTATACAATAATAAAGTATTACTTTCTTTAGATTATTATAATATTGATACTAAAGATATTATTATGATTAATAAAGGGATGCCTGATTATTTAGGATTTTATAATGATGAGATTTTAACAAATGCAGGAGAAATTAATAATAAAGGAATAGAAGTTTCTTTAAATACAAGAAACATTATTAAAGACGATTTTAGTTGGACAACAGATTTAGTATTCTCTAAAAATAAAAATACAGTAACTTCTTTAATTAACGGGGTTGATTGGTTTGGAGATGGTGCACCAAGTTATTTTAGTGTTGATGATAACTATATTTTAAGAGAAGGCGAAGAAGTAGGTCTTTTTTATGGTTGGGACTATGCAGGTGTATACCAAGGAGGTAATTTTCCAGCTGGTACAGCTACAATTACAGGAGGAGTTGCTGGTGATCCATTATTTTTAGATTTAGATGATAGTGGAGATATTACCAATGATGATAGAAAAATTATCGGTAATCCAAATCCTGATTTTACTTGGGGTATAACCAATAGCTTTAAGTATAAAGATTTTGATTTTAATATCTTTTTTCAAGGATCTCAAGGTGGAGATATTTTTAATATGACTAATGTGCAGTTAAATAATGGAGATGCAAATACTACTTACGATTATTATAATAATGCCTGGTCATCATCTAATACAGATGCAAGTCAACCTCGCGTAGGAAATAATAGTTGGAGAGAAATCTCTTCTCGTTTTGTTGAAGATGGTAGTTATATTAGATTAAAAAATATAGCTGTAGGTTATACATTTCCTTCAGAAAATATACAAAAGTTAGGTATAGAAAATTTAAGATTATCATTGAGTGCGCAAAATTTATTAACAATTACAGATTACTCTGGTTTAGATCCTGAAGTTAATTATTATGGTGCTTCTGGAGATAATGATACATCTAGTAATACTGTAAGAGGATTTGATTTTGGGAATTATCCAACTGTAAAATCTGTAAGTTTTAGTCTTAGCGTTAAATTTTAA
- a CDS encoding cupin domain-containing protein, protein MKRFSEKYIIAKDMEWEDLGGGVSRKFLGYDNQIMMVSVKFDKGALGAPHQHFHTQATYCVSGKFEFEIDGVKQIVEAGDGVYIEPNLWHSAVCLEEGQLIDTFSPVREDFLSGDGVSYFGDKK, encoded by the coding sequence ATGAAACGATTTAGTGAAAAATACATCATTGCAAAGGATATGGAATGGGAAGATCTTGGTGGAGGAGTATCTAGAAAATTCTTAGGTTACGATAATCAAATTATGATGGTAAGCGTTAAATTTGATAAAGGAGCATTAGGGGCGCCACATCAACATTTTCATACACAAGCTACTTATTGTGTTTCAGGTAAATTTGAATTTGAAATTGATGGAGTAAAGCAAATTGTAGAAGCAGGAGATGGTGTGTATATTGAGCCTAATTTATGGCATAGTGCAGTTTGTTTAGAAGAAGGACAATTAATTGATACATTTAGCCCTGTAAGAGAAGATTTCTTAAGTGGTGATGGAGTATCATATTTTGGTGATAAAAAATAA
- a CDS encoding alginate lyase family protein, with amino-acid sequence MKNIIKLIPLLVLVSFISCKQTDSKTAENLYSKESSHPSLILTKQGVKDIRANLGSIPIFDKTLAIAQAEIDAEIVKGFDVPVPKDYSGGYTHETHKKNYILMQKAGVLYQILNDEKYAKYVKDMLFEYAKQYPTWPVHPKPRSYARGKLFWQCLNDSNWLVYTSQAYDCIYNYLTEEERNVLETDLFRPFADFISKENPQFFNRVHNHATWGNAAVGMIALAMDDDELLDRALNGVKDVDFNPNEKDNDGGYIRKDGQKIGFFANINEPFSPDGYFTEGPYYQRYASYPFLIFAQALQNKKPAEKVFEYKDGVLLKSVMALLNLSDVDGEFFLLNDAQKGMSYFNASLISTVDIGYHFGGNNPELLSIAKMQGEVTLDDAGLAVALGIKEGKEKPFVKKSIQLSDGPDGDQGAVGILRSDDLEVVFKYTAHGLSHGHYDKLSFALFEDGVEVVQDYGMSRFVNIEQKGGGNYLKENTTWAKQTIAHNTITQNEKSQFKGNYDIGSKYHSNKYIFSVEDKNIQVASAKEENAYPGTKLHRTMVTIKDEVYENPYVLDILRVTSENNNQYDLPFYFLGQIMQADFEYSKLPTPEVLGNSDGYQHLYKEAEANVMGENIKLNWLLNNKFYTYSAVTTNNDEVIFGRIGANDPEYNLRNEQTLILRKKKAKNALYVSTIESHGTYDPVSELAINAYSNIEQLTVVHNSKEYTAVLIEEKNGTSKLFIISNENNDNEATHKLTINNKDYTWKGSYILIENK; translated from the coding sequence ATGAAAAATATAATAAAATTAATTCCGTTGTTAGTATTGGTAAGTTTTATTTCTTGCAAACAAACTGATTCTAAAACTGCTGAAAATTTGTATTCTAAAGAGAGTAGTCACCCAAGTTTAATTTTAACTAAACAAGGTGTAAAAGATATTAGAGCTAACTTAGGAAGTATTCCAATTTTTGATAAAACATTAGCAATTGCTCAAGCAGAGATTGATGCTGAAATTGTTAAGGGGTTTGATGTTCCTGTTCCTAAAGATTACTCTGGGGGATATACACACGAAACACATAAAAAAAATTACATTTTAATGCAAAAAGCAGGTGTACTTTATCAAATATTAAACGATGAAAAGTATGCTAAATATGTAAAAGATATGTTATTTGAGTATGCAAAACAGTATCCAACATGGCCTGTTCATCCAAAACCAAGATCGTATGCTAGAGGTAAGTTATTTTGGCAATGTTTAAACGATTCTAATTGGTTGGTATATACAAGTCAAGCATACGATTGTATTTATAATTATTTAACAGAAGAAGAACGTAATGTTTTAGAGACAGATTTATTTAGACCTTTTGCAGATTTTATTTCAAAAGAAAATCCACAATTTTTTAACAGAGTGCATAACCATGCCACTTGGGGTAATGCTGCGGTTGGAATGATTGCTTTGGCAATGGATGATGACGAATTGTTAGATAGAGCATTAAATGGAGTTAAAGATGTTGATTTTAACCCAAACGAAAAAGATAATGATGGTGGTTACATTAGAAAAGATGGTCAAAAAATTGGTTTTTTTGCCAATATAAATGAGCCTTTTTCTCCAGATGGATATTTTACAGAAGGACCTTATTATCAACGTTATGCTTCGTATCCATTTTTAATTTTTGCACAAGCACTTCAAAATAAAAAACCTGCAGAAAAGGTATTTGAATATAAAGATGGGGTGCTTTTAAAAAGTGTAATGGCTTTATTAAATTTATCAGATGTAGATGGTGAGTTCTTTTTATTAAACGACGCTCAAAAAGGAATGTCTTATTTTAACGCCTCTTTAATTTCTACTGTTGATATTGGCTATCATTTTGGTGGAAATAATCCAGAATTATTAAGTATTGCTAAAATGCAAGGCGAGGTTACTTTAGATGATGCTGGTTTAGCAGTGGCTCTAGGTATTAAGGAAGGTAAGGAAAAACCTTTTGTTAAAAAATCAATTCAATTGTCTGATGGTCCCGATGGAGACCAAGGAGCAGTTGGAATTTTACGTAGTGATGATTTAGAAGTTGTTTTTAAATATACTGCACACGGGTTAAGTCATGGACATTATGATAAGTTGTCTTTTGCTTTGTTTGAAGATGGTGTTGAAGTGGTACAAGATTATGGTATGAGTCGTTTTGTTAATATTGAACAAAAAGGTGGTGGAAATTATTTAAAAGAAAACACAACTTGGGCAAAACAAACTATAGCACATAATACGATAACCCAAAATGAAAAATCTCAATTTAAAGGGAATTATGACATTGGAAGTAAATACCACTCTAATAAATATATATTTAGTGTTGAAGATAAAAATATACAAGTAGCTAGCGCTAAAGAAGAAAATGCATACCCGGGTACAAAACTTCATAGAACTATGGTAACTATTAAAGATGAAGTTTATGAAAATCCTTATGTATTAGATATTTTGCGAGTAACATCTGAAAATAATAATCAGTACGATTTACCATTTTATTTCTTAGGACAAATTATGCAAGCAGATTTTGAATATTCAAAATTACCAACACCAGAAGTTTTAGGTAATTCAGATGGCTATCAGCATTTATATAAAGAAGCTGAAGCAAATGTAATGGGAGAAAATATAAAATTAAATTGGCTATTAAATAATAAATTTTATACATATTCAGCTGTAACAACAAATAATGATGAAGTTATTTTTGGTAGAATAGGAGCAAATGATCCAGAATATAATTTACGTAATGAGCAAACATTAATTTTAAGAAAAAAGAAAGCAAAAAATGCTTTATATGTTTCTACAATAGAATCACACGGTACCTATGACCCTGTTTCAGAATTGGCTATCAATGCATATAGTAATATAGAGCAATTAACGGTGGTTCATAATTCTAAAGAATATACAGCTGTATTAATAGAAGAAAAAAACGGTACATCAAAGCTTTTTATTATTTCAAATGAAAATAATGATAATGAAGCAACACATAAATTAACTATAAACAATAAAGATTATACCTGGAAAGGTTCTTATATATTAATAGAAAATAAATAA